A single Saccharolobus shibatae B12 DNA region contains:
- a CDS encoding RNA-protein complex protein Nop10, with protein sequence MKWKMKKCPKDNTYTFKDICPLCGSKTTIPHPSRFSPEDKYVKYRIELKKGVKLNC encoded by the coding sequence ATGAAGTGGAAAATGAAGAAATGTCCAAAAGACAATACTTACACTTTTAAAGATATTTGCCCTTTATGCGGCTCTAAGACTACGATTCCTCATCCATCTAGATTTTCTCCAGAAGACAAATACGTAAAATATAGAATTGAATTAAAAAAAGGAGTAAAGCTTAACTGTTAA
- a CDS encoding translation initiation factor IF-2 subunit alpha, with amino-acid sequence MIYSRTKIPSEGEILIATVKQVFDYGSYVTLDEYGGLQAFLPWSEVSSKWVKNIRDVLKENRKVVVKVIRVDRRKGTVDVSLKKVTDDERRKKNLQWKKIQRLDKILELVSQQLKLSEKDAWEQVAWKLEAKYGDPISAIEKAVKEGEKILMDAGVPEIWIKPLLEEASKHAEEKKVKMSGLITVRTNEPLGVEKIKEVISKALENIEQDYESILNVKIYTIGAPRYRVDVIGTNPKEASEALNQIISNLIKIGKEENVDISVVKK; translated from the coding sequence ATGATTTACAGTAGAACCAAAATCCCCTCAGAAGGGGAAATTTTAATCGCAACTGTAAAACAAGTTTTTGATTATGGTAGTTACGTTACCTTGGATGAATATGGTGGTTTACAGGCCTTTTTACCTTGGAGTGAAGTAAGTAGCAAGTGGGTTAAGAACATAAGAGATGTTCTAAAGGAAAATAGGAAAGTTGTGGTAAAGGTAATTAGAGTTGATAGGAGGAAAGGTACTGTAGATGTATCATTAAAGAAGGTTACTGATGACGAGAGAAGAAAGAAGAATCTGCAATGGAAGAAAATTCAAAGATTAGATAAAATTTTGGAACTGGTATCACAACAACTAAAATTAAGTGAGAAAGATGCGTGGGAGCAAGTAGCGTGGAAATTAGAGGCTAAGTACGGTGACCCTATTTCAGCAATTGAGAAGGCCGTTAAGGAAGGAGAAAAGATACTAATGGACGCAGGAGTTCCGGAAATTTGGATTAAGCCATTACTGGAAGAGGCTTCAAAGCATGCAGAAGAAAAAAAGGTGAAAATGTCAGGACTTATAACAGTTAGGACTAATGAGCCATTAGGAGTTGAAAAAATTAAAGAAGTAATATCAAAAGCCTTAGAAAATATAGAACAAGACTACGAGAGTATATTGAATGTTAAGATATATACTATTGGAGCCCCTAGGTATAGAGTTGATGTAATAGGAACTAATCCAAAAGAGGCCTCAGAGGCACTAAATCAGATTATATCTAATTTAATTAAGATAGGAAAAGAGGAAAACGTAGATATAAGTGTGGTCAAGAAATGA
- a CDS encoding 30S ribosomal protein S27e, with the protein MRKLRILIPEPKSRFLRVKCPNCGNEQTIFSHSTFPVRCLSCGTELVYSVGGKAKIVGEVVRIMG; encoded by the coding sequence ATGAGGAAATTAAGAATCCTAATTCCAGAACCAAAAAGTAGATTTCTCAGAGTAAAGTGTCCAAACTGTGGTAATGAACAAACAATATTTAGTCACTCTACATTTCCAGTCAGATGTTTGAGTTGTGGGACTGAGTTGGTCTACTCTGTTGGTGGTAAAGCAAAAATAGTTGGAGAAGTAGTTAGAATAATGGGTTAA
- a CDS encoding 50S ribosomal protein L44e, giving the protein MKVPKVISTYCPKCKTHTDHSVSLYKSGKRRNLAEGQRRYERKNIGYGSKRKPEQKRFAKVTKKQTLVLKCSKCGYTIVKEGIRVKKLELVEVAK; this is encoded by the coding sequence ATGAAAGTCCCTAAGGTCATTAGTACATATTGTCCGAAGTGTAAGACTCATACAGATCACTCTGTATCACTATATAAGAGCGGTAAAAGAAGGAATCTAGCTGAAGGGCAGAGAAGATATGAAAGAAAGAATATTGGATATGGAAGTAAAAGAAAACCAGAGCAGAAGAGATTTGCAAAAGTTACAAAGAAGCAAACATTAGTATTGAAGTGTTCTAAGTGTGGCTATACTATAGTAAAAGAGGGAATTAGAGTAAAGAAGTTAGAATTAGTAGAGGTGGCTAAGTGA
- the priS gene encoding DNA primase small subunit PriS, with protein MGTFTLHQGQSNLIKSFFRNYYLNAELVLPNDMELREFALQPFGSDTYIRHLSFSSSEELRDYLVNRNLPLHLFYSSARYQLPSARDMEEKAWMGSDLLFDIDADHICKLRSIRFCPVCGNTITSEKCERDNVETLEYVEMTSECIKRGLEEARNLVEILEDDFGLKPKVYFSGNRGFHVQVDCYGDCALLDSDERKEIAEYVMGLGVPGYPGGSENAPGWVGRKNRGINGVTIDEQVTIDVKRLIRIPNSLHGKSGLIVKEVTNLDDFEFNEALSPFTGYTIFLPYISIETEVLSRNIKLNRGVPIKIESSIGIYLHLKNLGEVKAYVR; from the coding sequence ATGGGGACTTTTACATTGCACCAAGGGCAGAGTAATTTAATTAAGAGCTTTTTTAGGAACTACTATTTAAACGCGGAATTGGTATTGCCAAATGACATGGAATTAAGGGAGTTTGCCCTCCAACCTTTTGGCTCAGACACGTACATAAGGCATCTCTCCTTCTCTTCCAGTGAGGAATTAAGGGACTACCTAGTTAACAGAAATTTGCCACTTCATCTATTTTACTCCTCTGCAAGATATCAATTACCAAGTGCTAGAGACATGGAAGAGAAGGCTTGGATGGGGTCAGATTTGTTGTTTGATATAGATGCCGATCATATATGTAAACTAAGATCGATTAGGTTTTGCCCAGTTTGTGGTAATACCATTACTTCTGAGAAATGTGAGAGAGATAACGTGGAGACTTTAGAGTATGTTGAGATGACAAGTGAGTGTATAAAAAGGGGTTTAGAAGAGGCTAGAAATCTGGTTGAGATTCTTGAGGACGATTTCGGATTAAAACCTAAGGTTTACTTTTCTGGAAATAGAGGTTTTCACGTGCAAGTTGACTGCTATGGCGATTGTGCACTTTTAGATTCTGATGAAAGAAAGGAAATTGCTGAATACGTTATGGGTCTAGGCGTTCCAGGCTATCCTGGTGGTAGTGAAAACGCTCCAGGATGGGTGGGGAGAAAAAATCGCGGTATAAATGGGGTTACTATCGATGAGCAAGTTACCATTGACGTTAAGAGGCTAATTAGGATCCCCAATTCATTACATGGGAAATCCGGATTGATTGTAAAAGAGGTAACTAATTTAGATGATTTTGAGTTTAACGAGGCTTTGTCTCCCTTTACGGGCTATACAATATTTTTGCCCTATATTAGTATAGAAACTGAAGTTTTAAGCAGGAATATTAAGTTAAATAGGGGAGTGCCAATTAAGATTGAATCTAGTATTGGGATTTACCTACATTTGAAGAATTTGGGTGAGGTAAAAGCTTATGTTAGATGA
- a CDS encoding DNA polymerase sliding clamp, with protein MKAKVIDAVSFSYILRTVGDFLSEANFIVTKEGIRVSGIDPSRVVFLDVFLPSSYFEGFEVNQDKEIIGFKLEDVNDVLKRVLKDDTLILSSNESKLTLTFDGEFTRSFELPLIQVETTQPPSVNLEFPFKAQLLTVTFADIIDELSDLGEVLNIYSKENKLYFEVIGDLATSRVELSTDSGTLLEASGADANSSYGMEYVVNTTKMRRASDSMELYFGSQIPLKLRFKLPQEGYGDFYIAPRAE; from the coding sequence ATGAAAGCTAAGGTAATTGATGCTGTTTCATTCTCTTATATTTTGAGGACTGTGGGAGATTTTCTGAGTGAAGCTAACTTTATTGTAACTAAAGAGGGTATAAGAGTCAGCGGGATTGACCCTTCAAGAGTAGTTTTTTTAGACGTATTTTTACCGTCGAGTTACTTTGAGGGATTTGAAGTTAATCAGGATAAGGAAATAATAGGTTTTAAGTTAGAAGACGTAAATGACGTGCTAAAACGCGTATTAAAGGACGATACGTTAATACTCTCTTCGAACGAATCCAAGTTAACACTTACTTTTGATGGAGAATTCACTAGATCTTTTGAACTTCCATTAATTCAAGTTGAAACCACACAGCCACCTTCAGTTAATTTAGAGTTTCCATTTAAGGCACAACTACTTACTGTAACTTTTGCGGACATAATTGACGAATTATCTGATTTAGGTGAAGTTTTGAATATATATTCCAAGGAGAATAAACTTTATTTTGAAGTTATTGGGGACCTCGCCACCTCAAGAGTAGAGTTGTCAACGGATAGTGGGACGTTATTAGAAGCTTCGGGTGCAGATGCCAATAGTAGTTATGGAATGGAATACGTTGTGAATACCACTAAAATGAGAAGAGCTTCCGATTCAATGGAATTATATTTCGGTTCTCAAATACCTTTGAAACTTAGATTTAAATTACCGCAAGAAGGATATGGGGACTTTTACATTGCACCAAGGGCAGAGTAA
- a CDS encoding ATP/GTP-binding protein, whose translation MYYVFILGTAGSGKTTLTKNLQDYLLDQEMDTAVINLDPAVEQLPYTPDFDVRDYVDAYEVMQNYHLGPNSSLIASIDLILTRAAEIKSEIDQIEANYVLVDTPGQIELFAYRETGKLISQLIRGSNKALGLFLLDSFLAKEARSFVSLLLLSSSIKFRLDLPIINVLNKVDLLTEKELEQILAWGENAENLIDELGRVDEYSLELVNLLIESLSSNLIPVSSEEGKGFNELYAEIQRVIAGGEDYLTEESNPKL comes from the coding sequence ATGTACTACGTTTTTATACTTGGAACCGCAGGATCGGGGAAGACGACTCTGACAAAAAATTTGCAAGATTATTTACTTGATCAAGAGATGGATACTGCTGTGATAAACCTAGATCCAGCAGTTGAACAGTTACCATATACTCCCGATTTCGATGTTAGGGATTACGTTGATGCTTACGAGGTGATGCAAAACTATCATTTAGGGCCTAATTCTAGTTTAATAGCATCTATTGATTTAATTTTAACCAGGGCAGCAGAGATTAAGTCAGAAATTGACCAAATTGAGGCTAATTACGTATTAGTTGATACTCCGGGACAAATAGAATTATTCGCGTATAGGGAGACTGGTAAGTTAATTTCTCAGCTAATTAGGGGAAGTAATAAGGCATTAGGGCTATTTCTTCTAGATTCTTTTCTTGCTAAGGAAGCTAGAAGCTTTGTATCCTTACTCCTGCTTTCAAGTTCCATAAAATTTAGGCTTGACTTACCCATTATAAACGTTCTTAATAAGGTAGATCTTCTTACAGAAAAGGAGCTAGAACAGATATTAGCGTGGGGGGAAAATGCTGAGAATTTGATTGATGAGTTAGGTAGGGTGGACGAGTATTCCCTTGAGTTAGTTAATTTATTAATAGAAAGCTTGTCTTCTAACTTAATTCCCGTATCATCAGAAGAGGGTAAGGGTTTTAACGAACTATATGCTGAAATTCAAAGAGTAATAGCTGGTGGGGAGGATTATTTGACAGAGGAGTCCAATCCAAAGTTATAA
- the prs gene encoding ribose-phosphate diphosphokinase, translating into MIIIGGTATNGIDESLSKILSIPLVKVESKIFPDGESYIRVPSSIRNEEVLLVQTTDYPQDKHLIELFLIAETIRDLGAKKLTAIVPYLAYSRQDRRFKDGEAVSIKTILHILGEVGVNGLVVVEPHKPEELSYFKGELKIVHPYHQISRKIKEIVEDPFILAPDRGALDRARKIAEEISAQYSYIEKERDRTTGEVRIKEAPNINLKGKDVVLIDDIISTGGTIVQATRLAYSLGARSVTAVAVHLLLVGDAKERLREAGVKTLIGTNTINVKDKDIITIDVSQSIALSL; encoded by the coding sequence ATGATAATAATAGGTGGAACAGCCACAAATGGAATAGATGAAAGTTTATCAAAAATATTATCCATACCTTTAGTAAAAGTGGAAAGTAAGATATTCCCAGATGGGGAGTCCTACATAAGAGTACCCTCTTCAATTAGAAATGAAGAAGTATTATTGGTACAAACAACAGACTATCCCCAGGATAAACATCTAATAGAATTATTCCTAATTGCAGAAACCATCAGAGATCTAGGAGCTAAGAAACTAACTGCCATAGTCCCATACTTAGCATATAGTAGACAAGATAGAAGATTCAAAGATGGAGAAGCAGTTAGCATAAAGACGATATTACATATACTCGGTGAAGTAGGAGTTAACGGTTTAGTGGTAGTAGAGCCACATAAACCAGAAGAACTATCATACTTTAAAGGAGAACTTAAAATAGTTCATCCTTATCACCAAATTTCGAGAAAAATAAAGGAAATCGTTGAAGACCCATTCATATTGGCACCGGATAGAGGAGCGTTAGATAGAGCCAGAAAAATCGCCGAAGAAATTAGTGCTCAATACTCTTATATCGAAAAGGAAAGGGATAGGACAACGGGTGAAGTTAGAATAAAAGAGGCACCAAACATAAACCTAAAAGGGAAAGATGTGGTTCTCATAGATGATATAATTAGTACTGGTGGTACCATAGTACAAGCTACACGTTTAGCCTATTCCTTAGGTGCTAGAAGCGTTACAGCTGTAGCAGTACACCTATTACTAGTAGGAGATGCAAAAGAGAGGCTAAGAGAGGCGGGAGTGAAGACGTTGATAGGAACCAATACCATTAATGTAAAGGACAAAGATATAATAACCATAGACGTCTCACAATCAATAGCACTAAGCTTATGA
- a CDS encoding TRM11 family SAM-dependent methyltransferase, producing the protein MKTYAVLKGNNYFLSLAELKAMLNDDNAEINYFTGVAVFEGNKGDIAKRSARIKRSGELIYISDDPKKINEILRGGCFWIKEDVIMGSQKDNLNAINHEIKRGVKVSKECEKIDIILTDGVIILGKIKGQIDSKSLLEHEKKPFSQSGTMSPETSRLLVNLSRPKKEVLDPFVGTGSILIEARWLNYDCIGSDLDKTMLQKTKTNLNYFNYDCNLLFSSATNLPFHHITSIATDPPYGRSTKNKGAELMQLYEEFFSSASETLTKSGFLAFATDSRFNFIDKLKENSFIIKGLHYLYSHKSLTRAIYVVQKK; encoded by the coding sequence ATGAAAACCTACGCTGTATTAAAAGGGAACAATTATTTTTTGTCATTAGCTGAATTGAAAGCTATGCTTAATGACGATAATGCTGAGATTAACTACTTCACTGGAGTAGCAGTATTTGAAGGAAATAAGGGAGATATAGCTAAAAGGTCAGCCAGGATAAAAAGAAGTGGCGAACTTATATATATCTCAGATGATCCGAAAAAAATTAATGAGATATTAAGAGGAGGATGTTTCTGGATAAAGGAAGACGTGATAATGGGCTCTCAAAAGGATAATTTAAACGCAATAAACCACGAGATAAAACGAGGAGTAAAAGTGTCGAAAGAATGTGAGAAAATTGACATAATATTAACTGACGGAGTGATTATATTGGGAAAAATAAAGGGGCAAATTGACTCTAAAAGCCTCCTTGAACATGAGAAGAAACCGTTTTCTCAATCGGGTACAATGAGTCCCGAGACTTCAAGATTACTTGTAAACCTTTCTAGACCTAAAAAGGAAGTACTAGATCCTTTCGTCGGTACTGGGTCAATACTGATTGAAGCTAGATGGTTAAACTATGACTGTATTGGAAGTGACTTAGATAAAACAATGCTACAAAAAACTAAGACAAACCTAAATTATTTCAACTATGATTGTAATTTATTATTTTCCTCCGCAACTAATTTACCATTTCACCATATAACTTCAATAGCAACAGATCCCCCATATGGTAGATCAACTAAAAATAAAGGTGCAGAGTTAATGCAACTCTATGAGGAATTCTTTTCCTCAGCGTCGGAAACATTAACAAAAAGCGGATTTCTAGCCTTCGCAACAGATTCAAGATTCAATTTTATAGACAAATTAAAGGAAAATAGTTTTATTATAAAAGGATTACATTACTTATACTCACATAAGAGTTTAACAAGGGCAATTTACGTGGTGCAGAAAAAGTGA
- the rnz gene encoding ribonuclease Z, translating to MIQIFFLGTGAGSPSKKRKLPAFLVRREGLNILLDCGEGTQYTLMNNKLGINSIKIIGITHMHGDHVFGLLGVIASMGLLDRKETLYILGPRDLKDFLYTSFEYSKFNPSFKIEFIDNYNDQNITISTFKTCHTVESQGYLISERDRVKIDEEKLEKEKIKDWRVMRKLKEGKTVEYNGKLLKPEDYLVIKRGLKVAYTGDTMPCQSVIESVKGVDLLIHDSTFLNEPSAYTYGHSNIADAAKVALEASVKLLALTHISPRYEDVTEHLKVARRIFPKSILPDDLSYITLK from the coding sequence GTGATTCAAATATTCTTTTTAGGGACAGGTGCAGGTTCCCCTTCTAAAAAGAGGAAATTACCAGCATTCTTGGTAAGAAGAGAAGGCTTAAACATTTTATTGGATTGTGGAGAAGGAACACAATATACATTAATGAATAATAAATTAGGAATAAATTCAATAAAAATTATAGGAATAACTCACATGCATGGAGATCATGTATTTGGATTACTAGGAGTAATTGCAAGCATGGGTCTCCTAGATAGAAAGGAGACACTATACATTCTCGGTCCGAGAGACCTTAAGGATTTCCTCTACACGTCCTTTGAATACTCTAAATTTAATCCTTCATTCAAAATCGAATTTATAGATAATTACAATGATCAGAATATTACAATATCTACATTTAAAACATGCCATACCGTAGAGTCCCAAGGGTATTTAATTTCAGAAAGGGATAGAGTGAAAATAGACGAAGAAAAACTAGAAAAGGAAAAAATAAAGGACTGGAGGGTAATGAGAAAACTAAAAGAAGGAAAAACAGTGGAATATAATGGAAAGTTGTTAAAACCAGAGGATTATTTAGTGATAAAGAGGGGATTAAAAGTAGCCTATACTGGTGATACTATGCCTTGCCAATCAGTAATAGAGTCCGTTAAAGGTGTTGATCTCTTAATTCACGATTCAACGTTCTTAAATGAGCCTTCAGCCTACACGTATGGTCATTCAAATATTGCAGATGCCGCTAAAGTCGCTTTAGAAGCCTCGGTGAAGCTATTGGCCTTAACTCACATAAGTCCCAGATATGAGGATGTAACTGAACACTTAAAAGTGGCTAGGAGAATTTTCCCTAAATCAATTTTACCGGATGACTTATCTTACATAACTCTTAAGTAG
- a CDS encoding RNA-binding domain-containing protein: protein MVKVMVVAEVRPSEDVNKVLSAISNFFDFEKINTRKEGIIDILVLEARTLKSLLKFHRVLRNERILDSARKYLMKGIEGNTIAFMIHKQAAAVGVLSFVDSDKESPLGAIKFYIEYQNPKEVVDWLAPRTAHGVPLWDNPIPPDV from the coding sequence ATGGTTAAAGTTATGGTAGTCGCAGAGGTTAGACCTTCAGAGGACGTAAATAAGGTTCTTTCAGCAATTTCAAACTTCTTTGATTTTGAGAAAATTAATACAAGGAAGGAAGGAATTATTGATATTTTAGTTCTAGAAGCTAGAACGCTTAAAAGCTTACTAAAATTTCATAGAGTATTAAGGAATGAACGAATTTTGGATTCCGCTAGGAAATACTTGATGAAGGGAATAGAGGGTAACACAATAGCTTTTATGATACATAAACAAGCTGCAGCAGTTGGGGTTCTAAGTTTTGTTGATAGTGATAAGGAATCTCCATTAGGCGCAATTAAATTTTATATAGAATATCAAAATCCAAAAGAAGTAGTCGACTGGTTAGCTCCAAGGACGGCTCATGGTGTACCTCTTTGGGATAATCCTATTCCACCAGATGTTTGA
- a CDS encoding AAA family ATPase, producing MSYLVVTIKVILITGMPGSGKSEFAKLLKEMGAKVIVMSDVVRKRYSIEAKPGERLMDFAKRLREIYGDGVVARLCVEELGTSNYDLVAFDGVRSLAEVEEFKRLLGDSVYIVAVHSPPKIRYKRMIERLRSDDSKEISELMRRDREELKLGIGEVIAMADYIITNDSNYEEFKRRSEEVIDRVLKNG from the coding sequence ATGAGTTATTTGGTGGTCACAATTAAAGTCATTCTAATTACTGGAATGCCAGGATCTGGAAAAAGTGAATTTGCAAAGCTATTAAAGGAAATGGGGGCAAAGGTTATAGTGATGAGTGATGTAGTAAGGAAGAGATATTCCATTGAGGCTAAACCTGGAGAGAGGTTAATGGATTTTGCAAAGAGGTTAAGGGAAATTTATGGAGACGGTGTAGTTGCAAGGCTTTGTGTTGAGGAATTGGGCACTAGTAACTATGATCTAGTAGCTTTTGATGGCGTGAGGAGTTTGGCAGAAGTTGAGGAGTTTAAAAGACTTTTAGGTGACAGTGTTTACATTGTGGCAGTTCACTCTCCGCCTAAGATAAGATATAAGAGGATGATTGAGAGGTTGAGGAGTGATGATTCTAAGGAAATTTCTGAGTTGATGAGAAGGGATAGGGAGGAATTGAAATTGGGTATCGGGGAAGTAATAGCTATGGCAGATTATATCATAACTAATGATTCAAACTACGAGGAATTTAAGAGACGCAGTGAAGAAGTGATAGATAGAGTGTTAAAAAATGGTTAA
- the thpR gene encoding RNA 2',3'-cyclic phosphodiesterase has translation MRLFIGIEVPQSPKLLEIFEIVKNATTDIKLVEPYNIHITLLFLGEVRDDRVEEVKDSMSGLKFNKFKVTLKGLGAFPNLARPRVVWIGIVEGQQQLRQIRSYILNELLKRKIRPEDDKDFSPHLTIGRIKSYNSISNLINTINENMNVDIGTFEVNNVVLFKSTLTPKGPIYDKLFEVSSIDRGGSTEDNKTH, from the coding sequence ATGAGGCTCTTTATAGGCATAGAAGTACCGCAATCCCCAAAACTGCTTGAAATATTCGAGATAGTAAAAAATGCAACAACTGACATAAAATTGGTCGAACCATATAACATTCATATTACACTATTATTCCTAGGCGAAGTTAGAGATGACAGAGTAGAAGAAGTGAAAGATTCAATGAGCGGATTAAAATTCAATAAATTTAAAGTTACACTAAAAGGTTTAGGGGCATTTCCAAATTTAGCAAGACCAAGAGTGGTTTGGATTGGAATTGTCGAGGGTCAACAACAGCTTAGACAGATTAGATCTTATATACTTAACGAGCTATTAAAGCGAAAAATAAGACCAGAAGACGATAAGGATTTCTCACCACATTTAACAATTGGCAGGATAAAAAGCTACAACTCCATTAGCAACCTCATAAATACGATTAATGAGAATATGAACGTGGATATTGGAACCTTTGAAGTTAATAATGTTGTTCTTTTTAAAAGCACGTTAACTCCAAAAGGTCCAATATATGATAAACTGTTTGAAGTGAGTTCAATTGATAGAGGAGGAAGTACTGAAGATAATAAAACCCACTGA
- the cca gene encoding CCA tRNA nucleotidyltransferase: MIEEEVLKIIKPTEEDKKGIEKVLEIIRERLNKLDFEVEGSFRKGTWLRQDTDVDVFVFYPKDVGKEYLERNALNDIINRIKDLDYTLAYAEHPYVIVNINNVEVDIVPALRVESGDRAITAVDRTPFHTKYVTSHLDERGKDEVRLLKRFMKGIGVYGAELKVQGFSGYATELLVIYYGSFRKVLEAASKWKHPIKIELTKPMRAFSEPLIIPDPVDPRRNVTAAVSLKNIATFSVAAKYYLKNPSMEFFFPSKKVEEKIKGDVLILRLNLDEKSSEDIIWGQIKRSVNKIERALKQSGFRVIDIQAWGDTSNIVIAVQLESKNIGQYYLNIGPQYYSETIDDFIQKNDNIWVGEDGRLYSIKERKEYNAEAIAKKNIVLKVKYNIESYWLQNTEDQQIMKFLRKTPTWLK; the protein is encoded by the coding sequence TTGATAGAGGAGGAAGTACTGAAGATAATAAAACCCACTGAAGAAGACAAAAAAGGAATAGAAAAAGTATTGGAAATCATTAGGGAAAGGTTAAACAAATTAGATTTCGAGGTTGAGGGGTCATTTAGAAAAGGAACTTGGCTAAGACAAGATACAGATGTAGACGTTTTCGTGTTTTATCCTAAAGATGTTGGAAAAGAATATCTAGAAAGAAATGCTCTAAACGATATTATTAACAGAATAAAAGATCTAGATTATACTTTAGCATACGCTGAACATCCATATGTGATAGTCAATATAAATAACGTAGAAGTAGATATAGTCCCAGCATTGAGAGTGGAAAGCGGAGATAGAGCAATAACTGCAGTAGATAGAACACCATTCCATACGAAATACGTTACTTCCCATTTGGATGAGAGAGGAAAGGATGAGGTTAGGCTACTCAAGAGATTCATGAAAGGAATAGGCGTTTACGGGGCTGAATTGAAAGTACAAGGATTCTCTGGATACGCAACAGAACTTCTAGTCATATATTATGGAAGTTTTAGAAAAGTTCTAGAAGCAGCATCTAAGTGGAAGCATCCAATAAAAATAGAATTAACGAAACCAATGAGAGCGTTTTCTGAGCCATTGATTATCCCAGACCCAGTGGATCCTAGAAGAAATGTAACAGCTGCAGTTTCACTAAAGAACATAGCGACGTTCTCTGTTGCAGCAAAATATTACCTCAAGAATCCTTCTATGGAGTTCTTCTTTCCATCAAAAAAAGTAGAGGAAAAAATTAAGGGGGACGTGCTGATTTTGAGACTTAATTTGGACGAGAAGAGCTCAGAGGATATCATATGGGGTCAGATAAAGAGAAGTGTAAACAAAATAGAGAGAGCGTTAAAGCAATCTGGTTTTAGAGTAATCGATATACAAGCATGGGGAGATACAAGTAATATTGTTATTGCAGTACAACTGGAAAGTAAGAACATTGGACAATACTATCTAAATATTGGACCACAGTACTACTCAGAAACCATAGACGATTTCATCCAGAAAAACGATAACATATGGGTTGGGGAAGATGGGAGATTGTACTCTATAAAAGAGAGAAAGGAATACAATGCAGAAGCCATAGCCAAAAAGAATATAGTTCTAAAGGTGAAGTATAATATCGAGAGTTATTGGCTACAAAACACGGAAGATCAGCAAATAATGAAATTCTTGAGGAAAACTCCAACTTGGTTAAAATAA
- a CDS encoding RIO1 family regulatory kinase/ATPase domain-containing protein — MVKISSFIYPTYSKEVEEELKKAGFDYAYSFGQKNLGKLRVLGKGKTGIVVLVEPRKVLKIRRTDAPKETLEIEAKFQIQAGEEVAPRVYDYGKNFILMEYIRGRNLTKNERRETIIDLLKRAKILEEKLIEHKELSRPWKNVMITNNRTYIIDYDSATIKEKPRNVTKLLSNYLNKRDLGIKYSKSEITFDQLLSQLF; from the coding sequence TTGGTTAAAATAAGCTCTTTCATTTACCCTACTTATTCCAAAGAAGTTGAGGAAGAACTAAAAAAGGCAGGTTTTGATTATGCATACTCATTTGGCCAAAAAAACTTGGGGAAGTTAAGGGTACTGGGGAAAGGAAAAACTGGAATAGTAGTATTAGTTGAGCCACGTAAAGTCCTAAAAATAAGGAGAACGGATGCTCCCAAAGAAACCTTAGAAATTGAAGCAAAATTTCAAATCCAGGCTGGAGAGGAAGTAGCTCCAAGAGTTTACGATTACGGTAAGAACTTCATTTTAATGGAGTATATACGCGGTAGAAATTTAACTAAAAATGAGAGAAGAGAAACAATTATTGATTTACTAAAGAGGGCTAAAATCCTTGAAGAGAAGCTCATAGAGCATAAAGAATTGAGCAGACCGTGGAAAAACGTAATGATTACGAATAACAGAACGTATATCATTGATTACGATTCCGCTACAATAAAAGAGAAGCCCAGAAATGTTACAAAACTACTTTCAAACTATCTAAATAAGCGTGACTTGGGGATCAAATATTCCAAATCTGAAATAACCTTTGACCAGCTGTTATCTCAGTTGTTCTAA